The sequence GGTATCCGTATTCACGACAAAGAAGTTACTTCAGACATTTTGGTGGCCAGTGCCGATTACCACCATGTGGAACAGGATTTGCTCGAAAAGCAATATCGCAACTACGATGAGAAGTATTGGGACAGCCGTCAACTGTCTCCATCGTGCATGATCTTTTATGTAGGAGTGAAAAAAGAAGTGGCCCACCTACTCCACCACACGCTCTTTTTCGATACCGATTTCGACAAGCATTTGGGCGAAATATACGACACGAAAGAATGGCCGAGCAATCCGCTGTTCTACGTTTGCGCACCTTCCAAAACAGATAAAACGGTTGCGCCAGAAGGCTGCGAAAACCTGTTCATTCTTATCCCGGTTGCGGTAGACCTGAATGATGATGAAAGCACACGCGAGCATTATTTCAATCTGGTGATGGATCGGATGGAAGATATCACGGGCGAAAGCATCAAAAAACACGTGGTTTACAAGCGCAGTTATGCACACCGCGATTATATGACTGACTACAACGGCTACAAGGGTAATGCCTTCGGATTGGCCAACACCCTACTACAAACGGCTATTTTCAAACCATCATTACGTAACAAACGCCTGAAAAATCTTTTCTTTGCAGGACAATTGACCACTCCCGGACCAGGCGTGCCACCATCGCTCATCTCAGGTCAGGTGGTAGCTGCTCAAATTGAGAAAGAGTTTGGTAAAAAGCGATAAGGAAAATTGAGCAAGAACGAACCCCAGAAAGTGCTTTTTGACCGTGTGTCTCACCGATGCAGTCGCACGGTTACGAACACCTACAGCACTTCTTTTTCGCTTGCCATTCGTTTTCTTCACAAGGATTTTGAAAAACCAATCCATGGTATTTATGGTTTCGTTCGGTTTGCAGATGAGATCGTAGACAGTTTTCATGACTTTCCGAAAGCGCACCTCTTGGAGCGATTCAAGGAAGAAACCTATCGCGCTATTGACGAGAAAATATCGCTTAATCCAATTCTGAACAGCTTTCAATTTGTAGTGAATCAGTACGGAATTGACCGCGAATTGATCGACCGTTTCCTTGCAAGTATGGAAATGGACCTACGGAAAGAAGAATATACGCAAGAGAAATACGAAGAATACATTTTGGGTTCGGCCGAAGTGGTTGGTCTCATGTGTCTCAAAGTTTTCACCGAGGGAGAAGCAGAGATGTATGAAAACCTGAAAGCCCCGGCCATGAAGTTGGGTTCAGCGTTTCAGAAGATCAATTTCCTACGCGACCTGAAGGCTGATTACAATGAACTGGGCCGTTCTTACTTTCCTGGCATCGATGTTTCCAAGTTGGATGACGCAACCAAACAGGCCATTGAAGCTGACATTCAGGCCGATTTTGATGCTGGGTACGAAGGCATTTTGAACTTACCTAAAAAGGCGCGATTTGGCGTTTACTTGGCATACATCTATTACACAGCCTTGTTCAACAAAATCTCCAAAACGCCTTCGACTCGGATATTGCACGAACGCATCAGCATATCTAAACCACGAAAGGCATCGTTGTTGTTCGGTTCCTACGTTCGACACAGTTTCAATTTAATTTAATCATGAGAACGCTCCTTATAGCGTTGCTTCTTCTTTCCATTTCTGCATTTGCGCAGGATGATCTGCTGATGGACATTCGCAAGAATATTGGCGATGTGTTCAAAACAGACACGGTTTGCACGCATTTCTATGGTTTGTTCGAAAAGGCCGATGTGAGCAAGAGCAACCTCTTACTGGGATACAAAGGCGCTGTAGAGCTTGGAATGGCTCGCCACGATCCGAATGTTTTTAAAAAAATGGGCTTTTTCGGGGACGGAAAAGACAACTTGGAGAAATCCATTGCCAACGACCCTCAAAACATTGAACTGCGCTTTCTCCGACTGACCATTCAAACATACATGCCCGCCTTTTTAGGCTATGGTGGCGATAAGGAAAACGACAAAACCTTTGTGCTCGCTAACCTAGATAAAGCACCGAGCGAAGAATTTAAAAAACGCGTCCGCGGATTTATTAAACATGCGGAAGAAGAAGGGAAACTTTGACTTTTTGAATTAGAGCAATATGCGAATTAGCGTAATGGCAGAAATTGGCTTGCGCGATAATTTGAATTCGTTCATTCGCATATTGCACTCACTAGCATATTAGCTCATCAAATAGAAGATGCAAATAATCATCAATATACTATGGGTCGTGGCTGCCTTTTGGGCAATGGAGTTTGTGGCGTGGTTTGCACATAAATACGTGATGCACACCTTTGCTTGGGAACTGCATGTAGACCATCATCAACCAACGGGCAAGTTCTTTCAGAAAAACGATTGGTTTGCACTCATCTTCGCCATTCCAAGTTGGCTGAATATGATGTTTGGTGTGATGAATGGCTTTGATTTTCGCTTTTATATCGGACTGGGAATTCTGTTCTACGGCATTGCGTATGTCACCGTTCACGAAGTGATCATTCACAACCGTTGGGGCAATCGCGACAAGATCAAACATTGGTACTTTCAAGGATTGGCACGCGCACATTTCGCTCATCATAAGCACAAGGAAAAAGAAGATGGCGAATGTTTCGGAATGCTGATCGTTCCTTTGAATTTTTTTAAGCGACCAGTGAATAGCGACCAGTGACCAGATCGATCAGCTTGTTTCGTGCTTCGGATTTAGAATTTCGAATTCTTCATTGTTCATTTCCAATTTATAATTGAACGAAGTGAAGTACACGTATCTGCTCGTAAATCTTTGTTCAGTTGCCGTTCCACTGGCATTCTCGTTCGAAAGCAAATTGCAGTTTTACAAAAAGTGGAAAGCGCTCTTCCCTGCTCTACTTCTTCCTGCCATTTTCTTTTTGGTTTGGGATAGCATTTTTACCGCTCAAGGCGTTTGGGGATTTAACCAACAATACCTCACAGGCATTAAACTTTACAATCTGCCTTTGGAAGAAGTGCTGTTCTTCTTTTGCATACCGTACTGCTGCGTGTTCACCTACGAGGTTCTGAACCATTTTATAAAGCGCGATGTGCTTGGGAAATATGCCAGACACGGAGCAACCATTCTTGCTTACATGTTGGTTGCTTTGGCATTCAAGTACAGCGATAAAGCCTACACTTTTTGGACATCGGTGTTCACCCTTGTTTTTCTGTTGGCCCATCTTGTACTGTTGAAGAAACCTTATTGGAGCAGACTGGTCTTTGCCTATCTCGTTATTCTCATTCCTTTTTTCATCGTCAATGGAATTCTCACAGGAACAGGATTGGAAAATCCGGTCGTGTGGTATAATGATGATGAAAATCTTGGCATCCGATTGCTGACAATTCCTGTTGAAGATTCCATGTATGGCTTTTTGCTGATTGCTTCGAATATTTCACTTTTTGAATATTTCAAAAGATGAAAATCGGTCTTCAAACGTGGGGCACCGATGGCGATTTCTTTCCATTCTTAGCATTGGCCGTTGCTTTGAAAGCTGCTGGTCATCAGGTCATCATCGCGTATACAAGTATTGATGGAAAGGATTACTCTAATCATCCGCAAACTGAAGGAATTGAACTCATTAAAGCAGATGGCGGTTTACCAAGACCTCAGAATACAAACCCATACGCCATAGCCGCAAAACCTGGTTCTTTCAGAGAATACACCAAACTGCTGAAGCTTTTTTTCGATCCATTCTCAGAAGCGATGTACACAGCATCTGAAAAGCTGTGCATGCAAAGTGATATGGTCATTGGTCATGCTGTTTGCCACACGCTTCTCACTGCCAGTCAAAAGCATAACGTTCCACGTATTTCATTGGTTCTTACACCGTTGATTGTGAAGTCAAAGTACGTCTCACCCGTTGGGATAAACTTAGGACCAACCATCAACTCCATATTGTGGGCAATTGGTGGATTTGTGGCCACTCAAACTTGGTTTAAAACAGCCAATAAGATTCGTGAACGTGAAGGCTTGCCGCGAATCAAAAGCCTCCAAAAAGAGCTCTTCACTTCCGACCTGCTGACGATTGTTGCAGCAAGTCAATTCATCACTTCTCGCCCAAAAGACTGGACGGAAAACATCCAAATGACCGGATTCCTGAACCTACCAAATTCGGGTTCTGAATGGAGAATACCGGAAGACCTGAAAGACTTTCTAGAAGCAGGTGAACCACCCGTATTCATGACCTTCGGTTCTTGCATGGCATTTGATCTGGAAGCCTCCACTAAGCTGCTGATAGAAGCAGCAAAACTTAGCGGCAAACGAACCATCATTCAATCCGATTGGGAACGATTCCCGAAACCAACGAACCCGGAAATTTACTGCATCGGCAGCGTTCCACATTCAGAGATTTTTCCGTTGTGCTCCGTGATTGTTGATCACGGAGGCGCAGGAACCACGCAGACTTCGCTCTTATCGGGCAAACCTTCAGTGGTAGTGGCGCATGGGTTTGATCAATCTTACTGGGGTGATCAACTTGAAAAAGCAGAAGTTGCCGACAAGACACTTTTGAGGCGAAATACAACACCGAAAAATCTATCGAAAGCAGTGCTCAAAATCCTGAGTTCAAACAGTTTCGAACTTCGTGCTGCGAATTTGGGAAACAAAATGAAGAACGAAAATGGTACTCAATCAATAGTAAAATGGATATCAGAACAATCTTAGCGGCTGCTTCCTTTCTTCTCCTTTCAACGCTGATAGGATGTGAACAAAAGGAGTGCAAAAGACAAAAACCACTTAACCCAAATGGGGATAGTGAGTTGGCACTTCTGATGCGCGATATGTTCGAAGAATCGGACAGTTTGAAACAACTGGTTATTGAAGGCCGTCAGCTATCAGGACTCAAGAAATATAAGGACATACACTCTGCCGTCCCAACAGACGCCACTGTCCGTGGTCCCGTATTCGATGCCTTTGCAAAAAACTACATCGAATCCATCAAAGCCTTGGAAGCCGCTGATTCAGTTTCTGTATTCCGCTTTAATAAAATGGTTGATCAGTGCATGAACTGCCACACCGAATTCTGCCCCGGGCCTAAGAAGAGGATCAAGCAATTGTATATTCAGTAATTGGCAATTAGGAATTAGGAATGAGGAGTTAGGAATTCGGGGCAGGGCACAAGAAACGAAGTGCAGCGTAGCAAAATCTCATACCCAAGGAGATGCGTCCTTCGTCAGCATGACAGACCAGATGGACAAGTTGCAGGAAAGCGGACTGTCATTAACCTCATTACTAATAACCCCGATAACCAGTAACAATGTCAGAAGCAGGTTCAATTGTTCGGTTATATGAATAGAATATAAATATTCCGTTACTTTTAACGCATTCACCTCCATATCAACCGAACATGTTCAGAAGACCGAATGCCTTCATCATTATGTTACTTATTGTCGTGCTTCCAAGCATGATCGGTTGCGAGAAAGACGAAGAACCACCTGTCGGTCCAACATCCGACTTCATTGTGTTTGCCAATCAAAGTGGCCAACCGAACGCTACGGCCAATGTGCTTCAGGCTCAGTACACCGATCCCAATACGGGCGATGTGGTCGATTTTTATGGCAACTACAATTCAAGTGGCATTCCGGATCAGGTGCACACGATACGTGTACAGAGAAGCGGTAGCGATACAGTGGTAAATCTGATCATCAACCCTAGCGACAACAGTTTTGACAAGGCCATACTGGAAGTGAACGGAACTCGATTACCGACCATGTTGACCTTTGATTATCCGGCTGGTGACACCAGCATGATCATGAGTTTTTACAACATGAACTGGAGTAATGGCAGTAGCGAACTCATCTATTCTGGGGAGTTCTCTATGACCAACGGTGGTCTGAGCGAGGACCCCATTTATCAGGCACGATTGGCCGAAATTGAGGATGGCGGTTTTGTGGGTCTGCTTGCCGGAGTAGCTACCGGTGTAGCTGTGGCCGAAGTAGCTGTAGCGGTTGGCGCCATTGGCGGCAGCAGCCTTGTAGGAACTGGTCTGGGAGTTGTGGCTGCTGGCGTGGCCGCTGCCGGTTCAACAGTGGTATTCGGAATGGCCATAGTTGGCGCAGCACTTTGGGCCATGAACAATGCTAACGCATCTGACCAACTACCGCAGGAAGTACCCTATCCTACAGGCACGCCTGTACCCAATCCCAATCCTGACCCTGAGCCGGAACTTACCCCCCTGGAAAACCCTTGTCTTACCAATGGTGTGACGCTGATCGTAGGCGTGGATCCCGGCAACGAACTGGTTGGCATTGCCTCTGGCGGCACGGGAGGCCCCTATGTCTTTACATGGTCAACGGGAAGCAGCTATACAGAAGCCACCTTCTCCACCATCATTGTTTCCGAGCCTGGCACCTACAACGTGGGTGTAGTAGATGAGAACGGATGTGCAGCGGTCGGATCCGTGACCGTAGAAGCCGATTGTAGCGGTAGCGACCTTGCTGTTTCCATTTCGGAGTCGGGCACTACACTTACCGCCAACCCCACTGGCGGTAACGCACCTTACAGCTATCTGTGGAGTACGGGTGCAACCGGCACCTCCATTACTGCTGTTCCGAACCAAAGTTACAGCGTAACAGTGACCGATGCAGATGGCTGCGATGCATCTGTAAGCTCATCGTTAGGTTGTAATGGAAGCGACCTTGCTGTTACAGTTTCTGAATCGGGCACTACACTTACGGCCAACCCCACTGGCGGTAGCGCGCCATACAGTTATCTGTGGAGCACGGGTGCAACCGGCAACTCCATTACCGCTGTTCCCAATCAAAGCTACAGCGTAACCGTTACCGATGCCGATGGTTGCGATGCATCGGCCAGTGCTTCTATCGGGTGCAACAATTTCAATGTCAACATCCTCTCCAATTTGCATACTTTGTCTGCTTGGATGAATGGAGGCACTCAGCCTTATACCTACCTCTGGAATACAAGTGAGACATCTTCGTCTATATCGTTTTCAACGGGTGCCTCATACAGCGTTACCGTTACAGATGCCAATGGTTGCACCGCCTATGACAGCATCGTAGCAGGAACTTATTTCCCTGCCGAATTGACCTTGTCAACCAACTATCAGACCGATATAACGGTAGTTCCGAGCGGTTCTGAGCAATACACCTATACGTGGTCGGTGCAGTGCACGGTCGGTGCGAACACTGATATCTTTTATGTCTATGGCCCAACGGTTCAGTTCTTTGACTGCTTCAATTATTTATTCTACACGGATTATTGGCTCTGCGCAACACATCCTAACGGTCAAAGTGCCATTTACGTCATAAGCTCCAATAGCTTTGTAGTTGGCGAATGGCCCACAGAAATGTATGCCGGTCTAATTGATGGACCTTACGAGAGTTGCTCGGAAGGATTTGCGGAATATCAATAGGGATATCAATCCCTTCTCACTATGGGAATAAAAAAGCCCCGAACATTACTGTTCGAGGCTTTTGAAATTGTGCCATTTGGATTTATAATCCCTTGGCTGAAAGTAACCCGTAAGCCTTTGAATTTCCAACGGTAGTGGCATAAATAGAAGGACTTTGCTTCTTCTTGAAACTAGCGCATTGTACG comes from Flavobacteriales bacterium and encodes:
- a CDS encoding phytoene/squalene synthase family protein, translated to MSKNEPQKVLFDRVSHRCSRTVTNTYSTSFSLAIRFLHKDFEKPIHGIYGFVRFADEIVDSFHDFPKAHLLERFKEETYRAIDEKISLNPILNSFQFVVNQYGIDRELIDRFLASMEMDLRKEEYTQEKYEEYILGSAEVVGLMCLKVFTEGEAEMYENLKAPAMKLGSAFQKINFLRDLKADYNELGRSYFPGIDVSKLDDATKQAIEADIQADFDAGYEGILNLPKKARFGVYLAYIYYTALFNKISKTPSTRILHERISISKPRKASLLFGSYVRHSFNLI
- a CDS encoding sterol desaturase family protein, coding for MQIIINILWVVAAFWAMEFVAWFAHKYVMHTFAWELHVDHHQPTGKFFQKNDWFALIFAIPSWLNMMFGVMNGFDFRFYIGLGILFYGIAYVTVHEVIIHNRWGNRDKIKHWYFQGLARAHFAHHKHKEKEDGECFGMLIVPLNFFKRPVNSDQ
- a CDS encoding lycopene cyclase domain-containing protein; translation: MKYTYLLVNLCSVAVPLAFSFESKLQFYKKWKALFPALLLPAIFFLVWDSIFTAQGVWGFNQQYLTGIKLYNLPLEEVLFFFCIPYCCVFTYEVLNHFIKRDVLGKYARHGATILAYMLVALAFKYSDKAYTFWTSVFTLVFLLAHLVLLKKPYWSRLVFAYLVILIPFFIVNGILTGTGLENPVVWYNDDENLGIRLLTIPVEDSMYGFLLIASNISLFEYFKR
- a CDS encoding glycosyltransferase produces the protein MKIGLQTWGTDGDFFPFLALAVALKAAGHQVIIAYTSIDGKDYSNHPQTEGIELIKADGGLPRPQNTNPYAIAAKPGSFREYTKLLKLFFDPFSEAMYTASEKLCMQSDMVIGHAVCHTLLTASQKHNVPRISLVLTPLIVKSKYVSPVGINLGPTINSILWAIGGFVATQTWFKTANKIREREGLPRIKSLQKELFTSDLLTIVAASQFITSRPKDWTENIQMTGFLNLPNSGSEWRIPEDLKDFLEAGEPPVFMTFGSCMAFDLEASTKLLIEAAKLSGKRTIIQSDWERFPKPTNPEIYCIGSVPHSEIFPLCSVIVDHGGAGTTQTSLLSGKPSVVVAHGFDQSYWGDQLEKAEVADKTLLRRNTTPKNLSKAVLKILSSNSFELRAANLGNKMKNENGTQSIVKWISEQS